ATGCACAGGCTCAGGGCTTGGGGAGTAGGACACGTGCCAAACTAAAATCAGGAGAGGTCTACACAAAAGTTGCTCATTTGCTGTCGGTGCCTAGAGATTCATCTCACGCAAGGATGAGCATTTAATTCAAGAGTTTCTTGCAAAAGGGAGCAGCCTATTTTCCACAAAAACTTGGCACTTGTTTGAATTTGCAAGTGTCCATTTCAGATTGTAAGGTCAGTTGGAGCTAGATCTAATTCCAGCCTCGGTCTCCACAGTATTCCCAATCCTTGGCAGTCCAGAGCTCAAGCTCCAAGAAGAGCTGAAGTGATTACAGCTCAGAGCCTTCCCAGCCAGGTATGGGTTATTGTGACAGGGAGCCATGTTAGCATGCAATTTTAACCTTCTGCAATTGTTTTCGTGCTCCAGGTTTTTGTCCCACGTCAGTTCCTACACAGAAACTCCGGTGGTGGCTTGCATCGTCTCCGGGTTCCTGGCGGCGCTGCTCTCCTTGCTGGTCAGCCTGCGGGACCTGATAGAAATGATGTCCATCGGCACGCTGCTCGCCTACACGCTGGTCTCCGTCTGCGTCCTGCTCCTCCGATACCAGCCCGAGAGCGACATCGACGGCTTCGTCAAATTCCTCTCGGAGGAGCACACCAAGAAGAAGGAGGGCATCCTGGCCGACTGCGAGAAGGAGgcctgctccccagggagcGAAGGAGAAGAGTTCTCTGGCCCACCAACCAACACGTGCGGGGCAAAAAACCTGCCGTCGCTGGGGGACAACGAGATGCTCATCGGGAAATCCGATAAATCCGCCTACAGCGTGAATCACCCCAATTACGGCACGGTCGACATGACCTCGGGGATCGAGGCAGACGAATCCGAGAACATCTACCTCATCAAGCTGAAGAAGCTGATCGGCCCTCGCTACTACACCATGCGGATCCACCTGGGGCTGCCGGGGAAGATGGATCGCCCCACGGCGGCCACCGGCCACACGGTCACCACCTGCGTGCTCCTGCTCTTCGTCCTGATGTTCATCTTCTGCTCCTTCATCATTTTCGGGGCTGACTACATCTCCGAGCAGAGCTGGTGGGCTGTCCTCCTCGTCGTGCTGATGGTCCTGCTCATCATCGTGCTGGTGTTTGTgatcctgcagcagccagaaaaCCCCAAGAAGCTGCCCTACATGGCGCCTTGCCTCCCCTTCGTCCCCGCCTTCGCCATGCTGGTGAATATCTATCTCATGCTGAAGCTCTCCACGGTCACATGGATCCGATTTGCCGTCTGGTGTTTTGTGGGTGAGTCccagatttgtttattttattttgtttatttttaactgagcCTGTTTTGAAAGGGTGTTAATAGCAACTTTGCCAATCAGCGCTTAGGCTGATGCCGTTCAGCTGGGCTACCCAGTCCTTTGCGTTTGCCCCATGTAACACCTGAAGATCTTAGAAACCTCAGTTAATCAAGCCCCCAAACTACAGCTAACTGGAAAATTACACCTCCagaaaaaatgtcagtttgATGGAAGTAAACTGCTGCATGCAAAGGTGACTGTTTTGATGAGCATTCTGATGCAAAGTAGGTGGGCTCTGGAAATTGCCTCCCAGGCAGGTTTCCTACAGAAATCTGCCtgctttcttgctgtttcaCCCACTTGAGCTCTTTCAGCAGCCCACACTCAAATCTCAGCATTGTGTTTCCAAAACCCAGAGCAGCCCAACCCCAACAGCCCTGGGAATGGCAGGGCCGTGGGACGGtgggctccagctcctgggcttGGTCTGAGCCCCTCACATTGCGGCAAGGGGCTCTCAGGACATGCAGTGCTCTCTTGTGGACCATTTTGGCCAAATTTAAGCCTCCTGGCAGGTAGCCAGCAGCCTGGCATGTCCGTAGCTTCCTTTGCTTTACATTTCAATTCACATCCGCcaaaaatacaagagaaaaggAGCGGCTCATAGCTTCTCCTGAAGGCTCCTACGTCTGGACTACAGAGAACTGAAGCAAGGAGGAAATATCAAAGCCAAGGGCTCTTTTAGGAGAAATAGTAGCCATATGAGCACCCACTGAGGTTGGAGGCAGCTGCTGAATCCCATAAGGGCAGGGATGATCAGGTGATAATGTGAACAGACCTCGGACCTCCCTGTGGCATCTCTGAGAGTTTAGTGCAGCCTCAGGGTTCCCGTCCTTCATGGGGAGATTGCTacccccttttttcctccacGTTGCCATTCCCCCTTttgctgcaggaggacaggGAAGGCAGGCAGCCTCCATCTCTGAGCATCCCCTGGCCCcaagctgagctgctggcagtAGCTGCCACAAGCAGCCTTTGGGCTGGACACACTCAGTGCTTTTTTGGCCCTCCCAGGCAATAGGTGAAGCTGCAGAGCGAGGGAAAGCCCTTCCACCTGTCCCTTCCACTTCAAAGCATCGAGTTAATCCTCTGTGATTAATCCTTTCCCCTGTGGGCACATCCAACACCTCTCCAGCTGTCAGCAGTGGCAGCGAGTCAATTAAGCCACACGGCTGATGAGTGAAGGACCCCGCCAGCCTTCCTGTAGGAAGCAGGAAGGTGAGATGAGGCAGGGCCAGAGGGATAATGTGAAAAGAGACTCTGGGAAGGGGAGAACAGGATTTCAGAGCTGTTTGAGTACCAGATGATCTGAGCCTGACCACCCTAGGGTACACAGTGCTGCGGGTACCACCAGGAGAGAGATTGAGAGCACAGGAAAAATCCAGAGGGAAAAGGATGGCCTGGAGGATGCCAGGAGGGAAACGCTGGCTTTCAGCACGCAGGAGGCTGGGGCAAGCCTGCCGGGAGCTGCTTTCCCACCAAGGCTGCAGATGGCACAATCACATGGTGAAGCAGCTGTCCCAGCTGATGTTTAAAGCACACAGCTCTCCGGTCACAGCCGAGAGCAGGACAACACACACTGCATGGTTTCAAAGACCAGACACccatgaaaacacacacaagctTAACAatattaaagcatttatttaggTTTGGCCCTCGCTGGCTGGAGCCAACCTGGCGCTGGGCTGGTGGTGACTGGGGCTAGACACTGGGATGGGCTttgggggcaggagcagctttATGGGgcctgggctgggagaggaacGTGGGCATGGCATGGGGCCAGCCTCCCCTCCATCCTCTCGCTCTTTCCTGCCCCAGGTCTGCTCATTTACTTCGGCTACGGGATGTGGAACAGCACGCTGGAGATCAGCGCCCGCGAGGAGGCCCTGCACCAGAGCACCTACCAGCGCTACGACGTGGACGTCGACCCCTTCTCCGTGGACGATGGCTTCTCCTACGCCACCGAGGGCGAGAGCTACCCGGGCTGGGGCCCCGCCGAGGACAAGGGCTTCTCGTACCAGCAAATGGCGGGAGCAAAGGAAAGCCATCGGACCGGTAGCAGATCGAAAAGCAAAGGCAGGCACAAACCGCCCTCGGAGGCGCTGATCGCTAACGACGAGCTGGACTACTCGCCCGAGTAGAGGGACGGGCAGGGGCACGCCGCGCCGCCCGGCCGGCCAGGAAGGGGCCCCGCGgctcccctgccccatcccGTCCCCCGCCGCTGCCCCGTCACCTCTGGTCCTCGGGACACACTCTGCGACCACCACTGACCCCCACCCAAGGGTGTCCTGGGCCGTGCTCCGGGGAACGCGGGAGCCCCGGTGCCCAGCGAGCCCCAGGCGGTGCTGAGGGGAGATGTGCCAAAGCGGGAGGGCTCTGAGGGCTGGAAGGAGCCGCGTGCGGGGACGAGATGGGGTTTTCCCCGGGGAATATTCACACGATGTCCGCAGTGGTGTGAAGCTGCTCTTGCGTATTTGGCACTTTCTTAGCACgtgtggttttcctttttttccttgaagcgCCCAGCAGTGATGGCTTAGCCAGAGGGGCAGGCGGGTGGGAAGCAGAGATGGACAAGCCTGCTGGAGCTAAGGCACTCAGTGCATGCAGCCGGGCTGCCCCTGTGTTCGTCCCCAGACCCCGAACCCAAAGGTCCCAAATACTGGGATTCACATTTAGTCCATGTCTTGCTCCTCTCGGGACAGCCTCTAACAAATCTTGAGATCCCCACGTCTGAGCTTGGTCCCGTTTCTGGTCGCACCGTGGGCTGTGACCCACTCCTGCCTTAGCCCATGTTGTGCAAGTGGTCTTCGAGCCCTGCAGGCCGTGTCACCAAGGCTGAACGCTGTGCCCACCACTTGGTGTCTTTCACAAAATGACCAACCTGTTCCCTTCCCTAACAGCGCTGGGCACCTCTCAGTGCTCGTTCTGTGCTTCAGGGCACGTCCGTgccctgcagcttctcctgtcCCACAAAACAGAAGGAGGCGGTGGATCACGAGGCAGAGGCGCTCAGCAGCCAGATGTTTCTCACCATGAAACCCTCCGGTACAGCCAGAGCATGGCCCCATCCTGCTCCCGTccccctgcagtgctgccaggaGAGGCTCTGGCCGTGGGTACAGAAGTGtcccacctgcagctcctgtccCAGGTGGCTGCCAGCGACAGCCCCTTTCCCAGTGGATAACAACCTCCACTGCTGGAGTTTGTAACCTTCAGTGTCCTGGCCAAGCCATGGGAGGGCTTCAGAATGGGAGCAAGGATTTGGTACAGGACCCGTAAGCTTTGCTCTggcatctcctcctgctgcctgcccctgccaggCTTCTGCAAGCAGAAATCCCAAGTGGCTCCCACCCAAAAGCTGTCGTGATGTGTGTACACTCCGCTAACCCGTTGGGGAAACTGCTCCGTGCTCAGTCCCTGGCGGTGCTGAGCCCTCACGAAGGTCGCTGCTCTCCTCAGGGATGGCTTAGAGATGCCCAAGGAGGATGGCCCCTCACAGGTCTGGCTTTATCTCAGCCAGGAGAACGGCTGATGCTAATTTCCTACCAAACCATGTGGTGGTTGTCCTCATCCCGCTTCCACATGGCATTTAGGCATCTGCCGGCCCGCAAACACGTGCCCAAGCACCCCATCGAGTCAAATCCTCTTGTTCCTTTTGCAGCCTTAATCTCCTGCTACAGAGCAGTTTCCAGTACCAGTGTCTGTCGTCGTGTCTGCCTGGGTATCATTTGGCAAGGGCCTGATCCTTGCTCCTGGTGTCTGTAGGCACCGCTCCATTGGATCAACTCATTgagaggggctgctggagctcccctgcagccctttatctttctccatcccttccccaccccttccATGTTCCCATCCCTTCCCGGGAAGCCGGGCAGCAAGCAGTAGGAAAGCGCGGGCAGAGCAGCGCCAGCACCGCCACGGCCCCGCTCAGCACCCTGgggcctggggcagggggagcagaaaTACCTCACGCCTCCCACAGCGGCTGGCCAGCCCTCGGTCCCTCCAGAGACCTCCTCACGCCGCGGCCCAGCACGCCAGCAGCCCCCACACCGCAGAAAAATCACACCCCGAGCCCGCTCGGGCATCACGGATCCGGCTTGTAAATGGTCCTCACTCCTCTCGTTCTGTTCGGTCCTTCTGATGTAGATCTTGCTTTCTTGCAGGTGGTACTTTCTGGTGTAACAGTTCTCCGCGGTTCTGGTATCAAATCGGTGTATTTGTTAACggagtttgttcttttttatttatttatttatttttgtggtttccAACGGCCCATTGGTGCACTGTACAATGGGGTCTTGTAGTGTGTCacgggaaagaaaaaaatatgcagatatGTTATGGagtgacttttattttcagatgattGTGTTGTTGacaaatatacatattatatatatatatatatattatcgAGATACTaagaaaaaatctaaatttaccaaaatctgtatattttaataaatgcataaagCTTTATTGTGTGCctttacattaaaacaaacaaacaaacaaagaggaactaatggatttttaaaggaagtcAGAGACAAATGTATATTAGTACCAACTTCCATAGTAATGTAAATCTTTTAAATGGTAGgctaaacaacaaaaaatggaattttcCCGTATAAATTTTGTTAAGCTGATCAGTGAGGGTCCAATATTTTTTCAATGCTAAATTGAAATTAGAGGTGAACAGATCTTGCCTTAAATGCTTCAAAATTTCCTTTGTAGAAAATCCACTTCAATGGGCTGACTTTGGTATTTACTTGCactgttgtgaaaaaaaaaaatggttattcGTTtacacaataaaaaagaaaaaagaaaaaaaaaaaaacaaaaaagaaaaaaactgagaGCCAATGACCACAGGTTGACTATCGCAGCGCGAAGCCCCACGGGGCTCCTTCACCCTGGGGGTACCGGTGTTATCCCAGCTGCTTACGGTGCCACCAGAAATCTCCCCTCCAAAATCTCTCCAAAATCTCCCCTCTGCCATGCCCGCACTGGTCCCATCCCACACTTGGCACCTCCTCGCTCCACACACTGCGGGTTGCAGATTTGCATTTTCACTGTGGCTGCTCTGAgatggttttgctttgcttattctcctcccctccctgaaATAAAGCATCTTCCTTCCTCCGAGCAGCTTGCCTGCAGCCTTCCAGGGGCTGGGTTTGGGATCAGCCATGGGTACCCAGTGACCCTGGGCAGGGCCCCTAGCCCTGCATGCCTGAAGGTGCTCAGTTGCAGCCCAAatcataacaaataaaaaaaaacaaaataagtgcTGCCTGGAAGGGCTCTCTCCCCCTAGGTtcctgcaccagcacagcctcatTGCAGCACCAACACCGTGCTGGAAAACAAGCCCTCTGACACCACTCTGGtcatcctccctcctcctgctgcaccgACAAGATTTTCTGAGCTTTCCCCTCCATTTGTAGGGCAGCATCACAGCGGGTTCCTGCTCCGAGGGCTCCCTCGCCGCCAGCCCCGGGGTTAACGGGCGCACAATCCACAATCCCGGCCGCCTGCACAAGCTGGCACGTCCCCGCGCTGCCCCGGCCCGCGGCACCCGCACATCAATGGCAGCACTGACGGCGTCCCCGCGGCGCACACAACAACCGACTGTGCCCTGCCCCTGATGTAATGGCCACAAGTGTCCCACGGCTGGCACACACattgtgggtgctgcagggcaccaCGGGCAGGAGAAGTCCTGCTCAAGGCTGCCCGGGCTTGAAGGTAGATGCTTCCACggctgtcctcctcctcctctccttttaaATGCTCCTGTCTCACCCAGCAGGGTAAGGCATGGAGCTGCAGCATCCTTTCCCCTGGAAATAATGGGGTTGTCCAACTAAAGCAGACCAAGATGAGCAGACAGACCCCAATCCAGCACAGCTTGACCTGCAGCCTTGTTTTCCAATTCTTCCCCACCACCCCAAAGTGCCGGGTCGgagctctcctcctctcctgctccgcgcagcagcccccggcctTTGCTCTTTCCCTGGGCCTGAAGCCCAGCTCACACCAGTTATTTGAACGGAGTTAACGTCCCTGGGAACAGATGGGATTCAGTATCAATGTAATTAAATTGCTACAGCCTCTCGTAAGGACAGAGCTAGATCTCCATCTTACAGTTTTAATCAAAGAGAGTGATGGCCACAGATCAGACTCTTATTTTAGCTCAGAGCATCACGACTTGTGGACTTCATCATgcccaggcagtgctggagctgtaCCTCCATCGTCCCAGTAGGTTTCTAAATCTCCCAGATGTGAAGGGTACAGCAAATCCCTTCCCTGGTGCAAGCCGCTATTGGGAACATTGAAAGAATGAATGTGCAAGGCAGCAGTCGGTACCATACAGGGGGTTACTTGGGTTTTAAAGGTTCCCCCAAAACAAGAGGGACTGAGAACTTAACACTTAAATTCACAGCAAAATCTCTCATCctgaattgcttttaaaaaaaccttcaaaatcGTTGGGAAACCCGTGTCATGGAAAAGCCAGCTATGGAAACacacaggaaggaaggaaaaagagaaggcagcGTTTGCAGGTACTCTGTTATTTATTGTACAGTATTTCACTTAAAGTACAAAGGCATCATCAGTACTCACCAGAATTGTGCTGTACCAGGTGCATTACATTGAGTTAAAAACATGCTGTTTAATGATGCAAGACAGAACACAAActtgtgggaaaaaaagcaaagattttttaaaaatgtaaaaatacttttttagtAACTGATCTGtacaaaggaaagtaaaaagagaaggaaaaaaacaatgagaatGCAGAGATTAGAGCCCTCAAAGTCATTTGAAACTATGTACAGAGGCGCTGTTATTTACCGTGTGGTTAGGACTTCGGGTTCTGCTTCCTTCATACTGATGACCGGGGGAGTGCAGGAAATACTGTTACTAAAATGATCAAATCCGTACAAAGGTATTtacagagaaaggcagaaaaacttCCCTACTCTTCCGAAAGAGAAACATTTGCCTGGTTGGAGGGTTGcagccttcctccctgccctcccaccCGAACCTTGCCAAAGCAGTGACCTTGAACGGGGGAAAgcaaagagctgctggaagcCTCTCAACAGCAGGGAAGCATCTCTCTCGtgtcttgttttgttgctttaaacTCTCCTTTAACCAGGTGAGCTaggcagtaaaataaaaaccccTAAACCCCACCTGAAGACCCCAAACCATCCGAGCCATCCCGGCTGCAGGAAGATGGGGCAGGCGGTGAGGACGAgacaggcaggaggaaggggtCGGGCTGGTCGGGGCGTCCTTTTTGGAGAAGGGTTGGGACAAGGCAGGTGGGGACGGGAACACTTGGCACCACCGGGCAGTGGGGCTGCTTTTCTAAGGTCTTCCCCCGGGGTCTTGGAAGTGGCGCCTGCCAGGAGAAGCGAGCGTGACGCCCGCGGTGCCAGCAGCCAACGCGCCCGGCGGCGGCCGTGGAGGTGCCGGGGAGCCTCAGACGTGGGCGCTCTTAGCGTGGGTCGGGGAGCTGGAGCCCGAGGCGTAGTAGAAACGGTTTTCGCCGAAGGTCTGGGCATCCCCCGAGCAGCAGACGATGACGCAGCCACCGAAGAGGCAGAGGGCAGAGCCGATCCAGCCCG
The DNA window shown above is from Aythya fuligula isolate bAytFul2 chromosome 9, bAytFul2.pri, whole genome shotgun sequence and carries:
- the SLC7A14 gene encoding probable cationic amino acid transporter; the protein is MSGLVSRLDPRRVPWGAAGHALRTRVLRTKPVESMLEGTGTAAGQGARLAKVLTTLDLISLGVGSCVGTGMYVVSGLVAKEMAGPGVIVSFIIAAVASILSGVCYAEFGVRVPKTTGSAYTYSYVTVGEFVAFFIGWNLILEYLIGTAAGASALSSMFDSLANHTISRWMISSVGTLNGLGKGEESYPDLLALVIAVIVTIIVAMGVKNSVGLNNVLNVINLAVWIFIMIAGLFFVKADNWSEGQFLPFGWPGVLKGAATCFYAFIGFDIIATTGEEAKSPNTSIPYAITASLVACLTAYVSVSIILTLMVPYDAIDTESPLMEMFVARGFYAAKFIVAIGSVAGLTVSLLGSLFPMPRVIYAMAGDGLLFRFLSHVSSYTETPVVACIVSGFLAALLSLLVSLRDLIEMMSIGTLLAYTLVSVCVLLLRYQPESDIDGFVKFLSEEHTKKKEGILADCEKEACSPGSEGEEFSGPPTNTCGAKNLPSLGDNEMLIGKSDKSAYSVNHPNYGTVDMTSGIEADESENIYLIKLKKLIGPRYYTMRIHLGLPGKMDRPTAATGHTVTTCVLLLFVLMFIFCSFIIFGADYISEQSWWAVLLVVLMVLLIIVLVFVILQQPENPKKLPYMAPCLPFVPAFAMLVNIYLMLKLSTVTWIRFAVWCFVGLLIYFGYGMWNSTLEISAREEALHQSTYQRYDVDVDPFSVDDGFSYATEGESYPGWGPAEDKGFSYQQMAGAKESHRTGSRSKSKGRHKPPSEALIANDELDYSPE